A genome region from Blautia coccoides includes the following:
- a CDS encoding LytR/AlgR family response regulator transcription factor, with amino-acid sequence MIKIGICDDEQQMRKTLRQILEQVLQLRGTDHQISEYGSGEELTAGISYLDTDILFLDIEMKNLDGIETAKLLRKKGMKGIIIFVTAYPDFVFQGYEVHAFHYILKPYRKEKIQEVLNQALNELELSKEQYFVIEQKARIIRIPLTQTIAFSSDRRKVLALLKEETIDFYGKIDEIYRELPTCFIRTHNRYIVNLNYVTTLEKDRCILGAHSFPISRTFRQELETAFARAMLK; translated from the coding sequence ATGATCAAAATAGGAATCTGTGATGATGAACAACAGATGAGAAAAACGCTCAGACAGATACTGGAACAGGTCTTACAGCTCCGGGGAACGGATCATCAGATATCTGAATATGGATCCGGTGAGGAACTCACTGCCGGAATCTCTTATCTGGATACGGACATTCTTTTTTTAGATATTGAAATGAAAAACCTAGACGGCATTGAGACAGCAAAACTGCTGCGAAAAAAGGGGATGAAAGGCATTATCATATTTGTGACTGCATATCCTGATTTCGTTTTCCAGGGCTATGAAGTCCATGCCTTTCATTATATTCTGAAACCTTATAGAAAAGAAAAAATACAAGAGGTTCTGAACCAGGCCTTGAATGAACTGGAGTTGTCTAAAGAACAGTATTTTGTGATAGAGCAAAAGGCAAGAATCATCCGCATTCCCCTCACGCAGACAATTGCCTTTTCAAGTGACCGCAGGAAGGTACTGGCCCTTTTGAAGGAAGAGACTATTGATTTTTACGGTAAGATAGATGAGATATACCGGGAACTTCCCACCTGCTTTATACGGACCCATAACCGGTATATTGTAAATCTGAATTATGTGACTACTCTGGAAAAGGACCGCTGCATACTGGGCGCACACTCTTTTCCAATCAGCAGAACCTTTCGGCAGGAACTGGAAACAGCCTTTGCCCG
- a CDS encoding ABC transporter ATP-binding protein: MLQVEHLSKSYRTGNQVYPVLRDISIDVERGEFVAVMGPSGSGKTTLLNCISRFVPFDEGAVLLGGQDISALREEELAEVRNRKMGFVFQDFMLLDGLTVFENICLPQIIDERPVAQMESKAENICQIFGIDKIMQKYPAEISGGEKQRTAVARALMNHPLVILADEPTGNLDSKSCRAVIDAFLKARDTMQATIFMVTHDSYAASFCDRVIVLKDGQVNGILENKGSRKAFMDELLDTIRVLGGDSNDNE; encoded by the coding sequence ATGCTGCAGGTAGAACATTTATCAAAGAGTTACAGAACCGGGAACCAGGTGTATCCCGTTCTCCGGGATATATCAATTGACGTGGAGAGAGGGGAATTTGTGGCTGTCATGGGGCCTTCCGGCAGTGGAAAGACTACCCTCCTCAACTGTATTTCAAGATTTGTTCCCTTTGATGAGGGGGCAGTTCTTCTTGGAGGACAGGATATATCTGCGCTTAGGGAGGAGGAACTGGCAGAGGTCAGAAACAGGAAGATGGGATTTGTGTTCCAGGATTTTATGCTGCTTGACGGTCTCACTGTGTTTGAGAACATCTGTCTTCCCCAGATAATTGATGAGCGGCCTGTGGCTCAGATGGAGTCCAAGGCAGAGAATATCTGTCAGATCTTTGGCATTGATAAGATCATGCAGAAGTATCCCGCTGAGATATCCGGCGGCGAAAAACAGAGGACTGCAGTGGCAAGGGCACTTATGAACCACCCTCTGGTGATCCTGGCAGATGAGCCTACGGGAAATCTGGACAGCAAATCCTGCAGGGCGGTGATCGACGCGTTTCTGAAAGCCAGGGATACTATGCAGGCAACTATATTTATGGTAACACATGACAGCTATGCAGCCTCATTCTGCGACAGAGTGATAGTCCTGAAGGACGGGCAGGTGAATGGGATTTTGGAAAATAAGGGCAGCAGGAAAGCATTTATGGATGAGCTTCTGGACACGATCCGGGTACTGGGAGGGGATTCTAATGACAATGAATAA
- a CDS encoding FtsX-like permease family protein, which produces MTMNKIMGKLRRKNKNQYTLLGICMFLSVLLVTSFTLMYFSPTVQELLPQGGDTRKLSWLMMGVTFLGCTVFTFYGTNLFFRNKSREIGVLLALGERKGKLGGCLALEVAAVIIKYAVFGIVLAVPVSYLIWKGFESLIITSVGMKYRVGAAGLAVGIVFALFLVICIFFLGIRFIRRVNIIEILNEQRKTEMVREVKSWTGKVGVLLILTGLVLAMAVPAVCMRVFLFVMPSFWNVTYGISAVGLYLFMLSAVGRTGRGKNPEKYYKNIVSADLMRFTARQTTKNMCVITLLVFVLLLSAFWGAMYYRSAYAGGEGAPYDYSMHYPSEEKQITREEIFSLAQKYQVQIEEYEEAEAVVLPVDYKMRDLTDSGKYVDLNSRKLASFVSASDFSRIAGREIVLEPGEYKTIVSSGYHPTIWVKPDCLLAVDNRKLIYQGTEEFDNLTETSDPFAFILSDEDYRSFKETAAGSDREKLVFFCTEDVNNTYDFAVELKKEYIDHAGELSDHLALYDAYEEACAVKDGREYDYSGKAGLSEDNPELMSDWKYAPFFKVLTKADAMQMVAVFVLLSVYIAVISLAAVGVMTYVRSVTIAMDNRQLFADLGKLGANRAYIERVICRQLRRIFTYPTAAGSIIVLVFSMLLIYFNDMHLDAAELRLFVMELGLILGVAVFMYVMYRVSLRRMEKIVF; this is translated from the coding sequence ATGACAATGAATAAAATTATGGGAAAACTGCGGCGTAAAAATAAGAACCAGTACACCCTTTTAGGAATATGTATGTTTCTTTCTGTGCTGCTGGTGACGTCCTTTACACTTATGTATTTTTCTCCCACGGTACAGGAACTTCTGCCCCAGGGGGGAGATACAAGAAAGTTATCGTGGCTCATGATGGGAGTTACGTTTTTGGGATGTACGGTATTTACCTTCTATGGGACGAACCTGTTTTTCAGGAATAAAAGCAGGGAGATTGGCGTACTTTTGGCATTGGGTGAGCGAAAGGGAAAACTCGGAGGATGCCTTGCCCTGGAAGTGGCGGCAGTGATCATAAAATACGCAGTCTTCGGGATTGTTCTGGCGGTGCCTGTTTCTTACCTTATATGGAAAGGGTTTGAGTCACTTATTATTACTTCAGTGGGGATGAAATACCGGGTGGGTGCAGCGGGACTGGCAGTCGGTATTGTATTTGCCCTTTTCCTGGTCATCTGTATCTTTTTTCTGGGGATACGTTTTATCCGGCGGGTCAATATTATAGAGATATTGAATGAACAGAGAAAGACAGAGATGGTAAGGGAGGTAAAGTCATGGACAGGAAAAGTCGGGGTTTTACTTATACTTACAGGACTTGTGCTGGCTATGGCAGTACCTGCAGTCTGCATGAGAGTATTTTTGTTCGTTATGCCCTCATTTTGGAATGTCACTTATGGTATCAGTGCTGTGGGTCTTTATCTTTTTATGCTGAGCGCAGTGGGGCGCACAGGCAGAGGGAAAAATCCTGAGAAGTATTATAAAAATATTGTTTCCGCTGATCTGATGCGTTTTACAGCTAGGCAGACCACGAAAAATATGTGTGTGATCACACTGCTGGTCTTCGTGCTCCTTTTGTCGGCATTCTGGGGAGCAATGTATTACCGTTCTGCTTATGCAGGGGGAGAAGGGGCGCCATACGATTATTCCATGCATTATCCTTCCGAGGAAAAGCAGATCACAAGGGAAGAAATATTCAGCCTTGCCCAAAAGTATCAAGTGCAGATAGAGGAATACGAGGAGGCTGAGGCAGTTGTGCTGCCGGTGGATTATAAAATGCGTGATTTGACGGACAGTGGAAAATATGTGGATTTAAATTCCAGAAAATTGGCTTCTTTTGTGTCGGCCTCTGATTTTTCCAGGATCGCGGGGCGGGAGATTGTGCTAGAACCGGGAGAATATAAAACAATTGTTTCCAGCGGATATCATCCCACCATATGGGTAAAGCCCGACTGTCTGCTGGCAGTGGATAACAGAAAACTGATTTATCAGGGAACAGAGGAGTTTGATAATCTGACAGAGACCAGTGATCCTTTTGCCTTTATCCTTTCCGATGAGGATTACCGGAGCTTTAAGGAGACAGCAGCAGGATCCGACAGAGAAAAACTGGTTTTCTTTTGTACAGAGGATGTAAATAACACATACGATTTTGCCGTAGAGCTGAAAAAGGAATACATTGACCATGCGGGGGAGCTTTCCGATCATCTTGCACTATATGATGCATATGAGGAGGCTTGTGCCGTGAAAGATGGGAGGGAATATGATTACAGTGGAAAAGCAGGACTTTCAGAAGATAACCCGGAGCTGATGAGTGACTGGAAATATGCCCCTTTTTTCAAAGTGCTGACAAAGGCTGATGCCATGCAGATGGTGGCTGTGTTTGTGCTTCTGAGTGTGTACATTGCAGTGATCTCTCTGGCCGCTGTGGGCGTTATGACTTATGTGAGGAGTGTGACCATTGCAATGGACAACAGGCAGCTTTTCGCCGACCTGGGGAAACTGGGGGCGAACAGAGCTTATATAGAAAGAGTCATATGCAGACAGCTTCGCAGAATTTTCACGTATCCAACTGCGGCGGGGAGTATTATCGTGCTGGTGTTTTCCATGCTGTTAATCTATTTCAATGACATGCATCTGGACGCGGCCGAACTGCGGTTATTTGTCATGGAACTGGGACTGATTCTGGGTGTGGCGGTGTTTATGTATGTTATGTACAGGGTGTCCCTGCGCCGAATGGAGAAGATTGTATTTTAA
- a CDS encoding RNA polymerase sigma factor gives MLDMDVIYREYADSVFRFLMTLCREECTAEELTQETFYQAVRSAHKYDGTCKVSTWLCQIAKHLWYQELDKRKRKGTSMLEESMVSHKAGPEDELCIREEKMDVFKKVHILDENAKEVMLLRITGAFSFKEIGEIFGKNENWARVTFYRAKQKIVKGR, from the coding sequence ATGTTAGACATGGATGTTATATACAGGGAATATGCAGACTCGGTATTTCGTTTTCTGATGACCCTGTGCCGTGAGGAGTGTACTGCAGAGGAGCTGACTCAGGAAACTTTTTATCAGGCAGTGCGCTCAGCCCATAAGTATGACGGGACCTGCAAAGTGTCTACCTGGCTCTGTCAGATCGCAAAGCATCTGTGGTATCAGGAACTGGACAAGAGAAAGAGGAAGGGCACATCCATGCTGGAGGAAAGTATGGTTTCCCACAAGGCCGGGCCGGAGGATGAGCTTTGTATCAGAGAAGAGAAAATGGATGTGTTTAAAAAAGTTCATATATTGGACGAGAATGCAAAGGAAGTGATGCTTCTGCGCATAACAGGTGCGTTTTCCTTCAAAGAAATAGGAGAGATATTCGGTAAAAATGAAAACTGGGCCCGTGTGACTTTTTACAGGGCAAAGCAGAAAATTGTGAAAGGAAGGTAA
- a CDS encoding zf-HC2 domain-containing protein, whose amino-acid sequence MKCEIIRDLLPSYVDGLTSGESDRAIEEHLRDCGDCREYLEEMKQEVQKPEMIQANKKAIRPFKKIKKAIWKAVGLTVLICALIFGGLSVYYGKSWNVKSGDVKISKEFVGKIVTIRFVPKDKNIRLYAEAESQDTNVITVRATRVNPLNKPIHRNAYCGYTFVDEETVLTPEGKKEQIAEGDVLKIQYGDKAEEYSLKELAEEACREKLASSENVEMTYKRMDNGIVSVDFQPKLAGLTLTAERKGDYEIEIIEHYDETGNLPDNRGVSCGYTFLDSSTLLGADGEPMELTGQEMLTVKYRDKTERISLKKLAEENAQ is encoded by the coding sequence ATGAAGTGTGAAATTATCAGGGATTTGCTCCCGAGCTATGTGGACGGACTCACCAGCGGGGAGAGTGACAGGGCGATAGAGGAACATCTGAGGGACTGCGGGGACTGCAGGGAGTATCTGGAGGAGATGAAACAGGAAGTGCAGAAGCCGGAGATGATCCAGGCAAACAAGAAAGCGATCAGGCCCTTTAAGAAAATAAAAAAGGCCATCTGGAAGGCTGTGGGGCTGACAGTTCTCATATGCGCGCTTATCTTCGGAGGCCTCAGTGTCTATTATGGAAAGAGCTGGAACGTGAAATCCGGTGATGTAAAGATTTCCAAGGAATTTGTGGGTAAGATCGTGACAATTCGTTTTGTCCCGAAGGATAAAAATATACGTCTCTACGCAGAGGCAGAATCCCAGGACACCAATGTGATAACAGTCAGGGCCACCCGGGTGAATCCGCTGAATAAGCCAATCCACAGAAATGCATACTGCGGCTACACTTTTGTGGATGAAGAGACAGTTCTCACACCGGAGGGAAAGAAAGAACAGATTGCAGAGGGGGATGTTCTGAAGATACAGTACGGGGATAAGGCAGAGGAATATAGTCTGAAAGAACTGGCTGAGGAGGCGTGCAGGGAGAAGCTGGCGTCCTCTGAGAATGTGGAAATGACATATAAAAGGATGGATAATGGCATTGTATCTGTTGATTTTCAGCCCAAACTTGCGGGACTTACCCTGACAGCCGAAAGGAAAGGGGATTATGAAATAGAAATCATAGAGCACTATGACGAGACCGGGAATCTTCCGGACAACAGGGGTGTATCCTGCGGCTATACATTTTTGGACAGCAGTACCCTTCTGGGTGCTGACGGAGAACCGATGGAACTGACAGGGCAGGAAATGCTCACAGTGAAATATAGGGATAAGACAGAGCGGATTTCCTTAAAAAAGCTGGCAGAAGAGAATGCTCAGTAA